In Tsuneonella dongtanensis, a single window of DNA contains:
- a CDS encoding trans-sulfuration enzyme family protein yields MKKTTGMDRAATAHWRPATRAVRGGTWRSEHGETSEALFVSSGYTYDDAQTVADRFAGEAEGMTYSRLQNPTVAMLEERIALMEGAEACRAQASGMAAMTAALLCQLSAGDHVVGARAAFGSCRWLLDHLCPRFGIEVSVIDSTDNAAWEAAIRPNTKVFFFETPANPTLDVVDLRHVCDLARSRGIVTVVDNAFATSALQRPLEFGADVIAYSATKLMDGQGRVLAGAVCGSKQFIDEVLLPFQRNTGPNLSPFNAWVVLKGLETLDLRAKAQSRAAVELGRVIEPRVARMLHPGLPSHPRHDLATAQMPHGTGPIFAFEVPGGRKQAFALLDALQLVDISNNIGDCRSLMCHPASTTHANMGEDARAEMGVTEGLLRINVGLEDIDDLKEDLDRALTAAGL; encoded by the coding sequence ATGAAGAAGACCACCGGAATGGACCGCGCCGCGACGGCGCATTGGCGCCCAGCCACTCGCGCGGTGCGCGGGGGCACCTGGCGTTCCGAGCACGGCGAAACGAGCGAGGCCCTGTTCGTCTCCTCGGGCTATACCTACGACGATGCGCAGACGGTCGCCGACCGTTTCGCGGGCGAGGCCGAGGGGATGACATACTCGCGCCTGCAGAACCCCACCGTCGCCATGCTCGAGGAACGGATCGCGCTTATGGAAGGCGCGGAGGCGTGCCGCGCCCAGGCAAGCGGGATGGCGGCGATGACCGCCGCGCTGCTGTGCCAGCTGTCCGCCGGCGACCACGTGGTGGGCGCGCGCGCGGCGTTCGGTTCGTGCCGCTGGCTGCTCGATCACCTGTGCCCGCGATTCGGGATCGAGGTGAGCGTCATCGACAGCACCGACAATGCCGCGTGGGAAGCCGCGATCAGGCCCAACACGAAGGTGTTCTTCTTCGAGACTCCGGCCAATCCGACCCTCGACGTGGTCGACCTCAGGCATGTCTGCGATCTTGCCCGGTCGCGCGGCATCGTGACCGTGGTGGACAACGCCTTCGCCACCAGCGCGCTCCAGCGTCCGCTCGAATTCGGGGCCGACGTCATCGCCTACAGCGCGACCAAGCTGATGGACGGGCAGGGCCGCGTGCTCGCTGGGGCCGTGTGCGGATCGAAGCAGTTTATCGACGAGGTCCTCCTGCCTTTCCAGCGCAACACCGGGCCGAACCTGTCGCCGTTCAACGCCTGGGTCGTGCTCAAGGGTCTCGAGACGCTCGACCTGCGGGCGAAGGCACAGAGCCGCGCCGCGGTCGAACTCGGCCGCGTGATCGAGCCGCGCGTCGCGCGGATGCTGCACCCGGGCCTGCCGAGCCATCCCCGCCACGACCTGGCCACGGCCCAAATGCCGCACGGCACGGGCCCGATATTCGCCTTCGAGGTTCCCGGCGGGCGCAAGCAGGCATTCGCGCTGCTCGACGCGCTCCAGCTGGTCGACATCTCGAACAACATCGGCGACTGCCGCAGCCTGATGTGCCACCCGGCGAGCACCACCCACGCCAACATGGGCGAGGACGCGCGGGCGGAGATGGGCGTGACCGAAGGACTTCTCCGCATCAACGTGGGCCTCGAGGACATCGACGACCTCAAGGAAGACCTCGATCGCGCCCTGACGGCGGCCGGGCTCTAG
- a CDS encoding SDR family NAD(P)-dependent oxidoreductase produces MVQASKGAALIVGAGDGIGRSCAHAFAAQGLTACLTRRARHADQLDALVAEIGDAGGAARAFPSDARDEDETARLVDTIEAEVGPLEVMVFNIGANVRFGVRETTAQVYRKVWEMAAFAGFLAGREAARVMVPRERGTVIFTGATASMRGSAGFAAFAGAKFALRALAQSMARELGPQGIHVAHVVIDGAVDGAFIRGLRPDWEERLAEEALLTPDHIAAEYVRLWQQPRDAWTHELDLRPWKETF; encoded by the coding sequence ATGGTACAAGCCAGCAAGGGCGCGGCCCTCATCGTCGGCGCGGGGGACGGGATCGGGCGGAGCTGCGCCCATGCATTCGCCGCACAGGGGCTGACCGCCTGCCTCACCCGCCGCGCGCGGCACGCCGACCAGCTCGATGCGCTGGTGGCGGAGATCGGAGACGCGGGCGGGGCTGCGCGGGCCTTTCCCTCCGACGCGCGTGACGAGGACGAGACCGCCCGGCTGGTCGATACGATCGAGGCCGAGGTCGGCCCGCTCGAGGTCATGGTCTTCAACATCGGCGCCAACGTCCGCTTCGGCGTGCGCGAGACCACCGCGCAGGTCTATCGGAAGGTGTGGGAGATGGCCGCCTTCGCAGGCTTCCTTGCCGGGCGCGAGGCGGCGCGGGTCATGGTGCCGCGCGAGCGGGGGACGGTGATCTTCACCGGAGCGACCGCGTCGATGCGCGGGAGCGCGGGGTTCGCGGCCTTCGCGGGCGCCAAGTTCGCGTTGCGGGCGCTGGCCCAGTCGATGGCGCGCGAGCTGGGGCCGCAGGGCATCCACGTCGCGCACGTTGTGATCGACGGCGCGGTCGACGGCGCGTTCATCCGCGGCCTGCGGCCCGACTGGGAGGAGCGGCTTGCCGAGGAGGCTTTGCTCACCCCCGACCACATCGCCGCCGAATACGTGCGCCTGTGGCAGCAACCGCGCGATGCCTGGACGCACGAGCTGGACCTGCGCCCGTGGAAGGAGACGTTCTGA
- a CDS encoding 2-hydroxychromene-2-carboxylate isomerase → MPAKTLEFIFDLVSPNAYLAWWPMKDMLARTGATLEITPVLLGGMHKLTGNAPPMIRDADVKGKVEYGFLEMRRFVAKHGLDRFALPQPFPFPTMTLQRMLLAVEGAERIALAEHLLVAIFERGLDVTDPAALGADLAAGGFDAAALAEAAQDPAIKQRLADNTAAAVERGAFGIPTWFVGSEMFFGKERLGQIEDELAG, encoded by the coding sequence ATGCCCGCCAAGACGCTCGAGTTCATCTTCGATCTGGTCAGCCCCAATGCCTACCTCGCATGGTGGCCGATGAAGGACATGCTGGCTCGTACCGGCGCGACGCTCGAGATCACTCCGGTCCTGCTCGGCGGGATGCACAAGCTGACAGGCAACGCCCCGCCGATGATCCGCGACGCCGACGTCAAGGGCAAGGTCGAGTACGGCTTTCTCGAGATGCGCAGGTTCGTCGCGAAACATGGCCTCGACCGCTTCGCGCTGCCGCAGCCGTTCCCGTTTCCCACCATGACGCTCCAGCGGATGCTCCTTGCCGTCGAGGGTGCGGAGCGGATCGCGCTCGCCGAACACCTGCTCGTGGCGATCTTCGAGCGCGGGCTCGATGTGACCGATCCGGCCGCGCTCGGCGCCGATCTCGCCGCTGGCGGTTTCGATGCCGCCGCGCTCGCCGAAGCGGCGCAGGATCCCGCGATCAAGCAGCGCCTGGCCGACAACACCGCCGCTGCCGTGGAGCGCGGCGCCTTCGGCATCCCCACCTGGTTCGTCGGCTCCGAGATGTTCTTCGGCAAGGAGCGTCTTGGCCAGATCGAGGATGAACTGGCCGGCTGA
- a CDS encoding PAS domain S-box protein has product MNPQDHYAALIQSSDDAIIAKDLEGIVLSWNPAAEALFGWTYKEMVGHSIRCLLPDDRQDEEDLILARIREGEKVGLLLTDRLHKDGHRIPVSVTISPVRDPAGRIIGASKIARDASGHIATERQLRESENRFRLLAENIAQLAWIAEADGDIFWYNQRWYDYTGTTLDEMKGWGWRAVHHPDHLDRVETLFRQQLEAEEEWEDIFPLRSADGQWGWFLSRAKPIRDEDGRVTHWFGTNTDITEQREQTEQINLLLREVNHRSKNMLAKVQALARSSIGADEQLVRRFEQRVGSLAVNQDILVRRDWREVPVDELVRLQLRFIDGEGKRVARSGPDCALIPRAAEIVGMALHELATNSLKYGALSVDEGHVAIDWSCSPEGFTIAWRERGGPRVKKPKHRGFGSQLIEDIPGRALGGTVVHHYDPKGVSWELSIPESNLADRARLTA; this is encoded by the coding sequence ATGAATCCGCAGGACCATTATGCCGCGCTCATCCAGTCTTCGGACGACGCGATCATTGCCAAGGACCTGGAAGGTATCGTCCTGAGCTGGAACCCGGCTGCAGAGGCGCTGTTCGGCTGGACGTACAAGGAAATGGTCGGCCATTCGATCAGGTGCCTTCTTCCCGACGACAGGCAGGACGAGGAGGACCTGATCCTCGCCCGTATCCGGGAAGGGGAGAAGGTCGGGCTGTTGCTGACCGACCGGCTGCACAAGGACGGCCATCGAATTCCGGTGTCGGTGACGATTTCTCCGGTGCGCGATCCGGCTGGCAGGATCATCGGGGCGAGCAAGATTGCGCGTGACGCGAGCGGCCACATTGCGACCGAACGGCAGCTGCGCGAAAGCGAGAACCGTTTTCGCTTGCTCGCCGAGAACATCGCGCAACTCGCGTGGATTGCCGAGGCCGACGGCGACATCTTCTGGTACAACCAGCGCTGGTACGATTACACGGGAACGACGCTCGACGAGATGAAGGGATGGGGCTGGCGTGCGGTCCACCATCCCGACCACCTCGACCGCGTCGAGACGCTGTTCCGCCAGCAACTCGAGGCCGAGGAGGAGTGGGAGGACATCTTCCCGCTGCGGTCGGCCGACGGGCAATGGGGCTGGTTCCTCAGCCGCGCCAAGCCGATCCGCGACGAGGATGGCCGGGTGACCCACTGGTTCGGCACCAACACCGACATTACTGAACAGCGCGAACAGACCGAGCAGATCAACCTCCTGCTGCGCGAGGTGAATCACCGCAGCAAGAACATGCTCGCCAAGGTCCAGGCGCTCGCCCGCAGCAGCATCGGCGCCGACGAGCAACTGGTGAGGCGCTTCGAACAACGGGTGGGAAGCCTTGCGGTGAACCAGGACATCTTGGTTCGGCGTGACTGGCGCGAGGTGCCCGTGGACGAGCTGGTCCGGTTGCAGCTTCGCTTCATCGATGGCGAGGGCAAGCGCGTCGCGCGTTCGGGGCCCGACTGCGCACTGATACCGCGCGCCGCCGAGATCGTCGGCATGGCGCTGCACGAACTGGCGACCAATTCGCTCAAGTACGGCGCGCTCTCGGTAGACGAGGGGCATGTTGCGATCGACTGGTCGTGCTCTCCCGAGGGGTTCACGATCGCCTGGCGCGAGCGCGGCGGCCCACGCGTGAAAAAGCCCAAGCACCGGGGATTCGGCAGCCAGCTGATCGAGGACATTCCCGGCCGTGCGCTCGGCGGCACGGTCGTCCATCATTACGATCCGAAGGGCGTATCTTGGGAACTCTCGATCCCCGAGAGCAATCTTGCCGACCGTGCAAGACTCACCGCCTGA
- the apaG gene encoding Co2+/Mg2+ efflux protein ApaG, with amino-acid sequence MKQLFQHAAITDGITVRVAVNFLPEQSRPQDGKWFWVYHIRIENGSHERVQLVSRHWRITDGRGMVSIIDGEGVVGEKPVLEPGQSHDYVSGCPLATPHGTMEGFYTFHRGRGEPLEVRIPFFPLAAPAEA; translated from the coding sequence ATGAAACAGCTTTTCCAGCACGCCGCGATTACCGACGGCATCACCGTGCGGGTGGCGGTCAACTTCCTGCCCGAGCAGTCGCGCCCGCAGGACGGGAAGTGGTTCTGGGTCTATCACATCCGCATCGAGAACGGCTCGCACGAGCGGGTCCAGCTCGTCAGCCGTCACTGGCGGATCACCGACGGTCGCGGGATGGTCAGCATCATCGATGGTGAGGGCGTGGTCGGCGAAAAGCCGGTGCTCGAGCCGGGGCAGAGCCACGACTATGTCTCGGGCTGTCCGCTGGCGACTCCGCACGGCACGATGGAAGGCTTCTACACCTTCCACCGCGGCCGGGGAGAGCCGCTCGAAGTGCGTATCCCGTTCTTTCCTCTGGCGGCTCCGGCCGAAGCGTAA
- a CDS encoding LysR family transcriptional regulator — protein MKRTHLPLNALRVFDAAARHLSFTRAADELAVTPAAVGQQIRALEDHLGTVLFRRTSKGLELTDEALAGLDALREGFLKFEESVQAMQAGQASDRYTIAAPREFYAQWLSHRLAKFVEGNPGVRFQLIADENADFTETNLDVAIRLVDGPGDLEGVELAPARRVVVAAPGAADQWIQWPGAPLPDGAEGMVQVANPGQALSSAIAGLGKAVMPYLLVEEAIEAGRLEVLEGPDEGRRAYWLVAPLPQWRQKKVKSLVAFLTA, from the coding sequence ATGAAGCGCACCCACCTGCCACTCAACGCCTTGCGCGTGTTCGATGCCGCGGCGCGGCACCTCAGCTTCACCCGCGCGGCGGACGAGCTGGCGGTGACCCCGGCCGCCGTGGGCCAGCAGATCCGCGCGCTCGAGGATCACCTCGGCACCGTGCTGTTCCGCCGCACGAGCAAGGGGCTGGAGCTCACCGACGAGGCGCTCGCCGGGCTCGACGCGCTGCGCGAAGGCTTCCTGAAGTTCGAGGAGTCGGTCCAGGCCATGCAGGCCGGGCAGGCGAGCGACCGCTACACGATCGCCGCCCCGCGCGAATTCTACGCGCAATGGCTCAGCCACCGGCTGGCGAAGTTCGTCGAGGGCAACCCCGGCGTGCGTTTCCAGCTCATCGCCGACGAGAACGCCGACTTCACCGAGACCAACCTCGACGTGGCGATCCGGCTGGTCGACGGTCCGGGCGACCTCGAAGGGGTCGAGCTCGCCCCGGCGCGCCGCGTCGTCGTCGCCGCCCCGGGCGCAGCCGACCAGTGGATCCAGTGGCCCGGTGCGCCGCTGCCCGACGGTGCCGAAGGCATGGTCCAGGTCGCCAATCCCGGGCAGGCGCTGTCGAGCGCGATCGCCGGACTCGGCAAGGCCGTCATGCCGTACCTGCTGGTCGAGGAAGCGATCGAGGCGGGCCGCCTCGAAGTGCTCGAAGGTCCGGACGAAGGCCGCCGTGCCTACTGGCTCGTCGCCCCGCTGCCGCAGTGGCGCCAGAAGAAGGTGAAGTCGCTGGTGGCCTTCCTCACTGCATAG
- a CDS encoding GNAT family N-acetyltransferase, with product MSPPAPAERTIHTRLEDGLRVCIRTIRPDDEARMREGIARMSERSRYLRFFSGMREPPPQVIERLLAADGHDHIAWGAIASDLPGEPAIGAVHAVAEADAPSRAEFSVAILDEFHDRGLGRLLTATVLLDAAEEGYEEFHAWTLAENAGAIGFVRALGAELIGREDGALEYRMPIGTAIERLRSECDPPGLAEVFRAFR from the coding sequence ATGTCCCCGCCCGCCCCCGCCGAACGCACGATCCACACCCGGCTCGAGGACGGCCTCAGGGTATGCATCCGCACGATCAGGCCCGACGACGAGGCGCGGATGCGCGAGGGGATCGCGCGGATGAGCGAGCGGTCGCGCTACCTGCGGTTCTTCTCGGGCATGCGCGAGCCGCCGCCGCAGGTCATCGAGCGGCTGCTGGCCGCCGACGGGCACGACCACATCGCCTGGGGCGCGATTGCCAGCGACCTGCCGGGTGAGCCGGCGATCGGCGCGGTCCACGCGGTCGCCGAGGCGGACGCGCCGTCGCGGGCCGAATTCTCGGTCGCGATCCTCGACGAGTTCCACGATCGCGGGCTCGGCCGTCTGCTGACCGCCACGGTGCTCCTCGACGCGGCGGAAGAGGGATACGAGGAATTCCACGCCTGGACGCTGGCCGAAAACGCGGGCGCGATCGGCTTCGTCAGGGCGCTCGGCGCGGAGTTGATAGGGCGCGAGGACGGCGCGCTCGAATATCGAATGCCGATCGGCACAGCGATCGAACGCCTGCGGTCCGAATGCGACCCGCCGGGTCTGGCAGAGGTCTTCCGGGCGTTCAGGTAG
- a CDS encoding phospholipase effector Tle1 domain-containing protein yields MVLFFDGTNNNKHNVKAAAEDNINADLKDKKGQPPASYKNDLSNVARMFDSSSGTDAYTNGRVYDNYFPIYIEGIGTASTGESASLQKGDDALRGGGFGEGPTGIIGKVRRGVDASLAYLRTMSGKPFEFIHLDVFGFSRGGAAARNAVAQILSGWSVGEGIYWPSVRSELVRDGETIDEFKFRFAGLYDTVASFGLAHWNDKIELNLGAVSAADRIVQLAAAEEHRKNFRLTRVGNDTKSFELFLPGVHSDIGGGYKSGVSETRVLWRDKAMRIGSQSSTVDRFQREWNWLSEQGWFGDKANPIWVHKEDGTIHTHFEIRGTKSTVGNQYCFIPLNMMVGYAKEEGLLFGNVSPVPPALSPVDAYLRGYAGKCASGTSGASSADDFFHKLDPLLVWLRRNYLHFSAYYSDLEAERDVANNALDFVGAMAPDFSGERRTRSYL; encoded by the coding sequence GTGGTCCTATTCTTCGATGGCACCAACAACAATAAACACAACGTTAAAGCTGCTGCTGAAGACAATATCAATGCGGACCTAAAAGACAAAAAAGGCCAGCCGCCCGCGAGTTACAAGAATGATTTGTCGAACGTGGCACGGATGTTCGATTCCTCCAGTGGGACGGATGCGTACACGAATGGGCGAGTGTATGATAATTACTTTCCCATCTATATCGAGGGTATCGGCACCGCAAGCACGGGGGAATCGGCGTCCTTGCAAAAGGGGGACGATGCCCTTCGCGGGGGAGGATTCGGCGAAGGTCCCACAGGTATCATCGGCAAGGTCAGGCGCGGTGTTGACGCGTCGCTGGCCTATCTAAGAACCATGAGCGGAAAACCGTTCGAGTTTATCCATCTCGACGTATTTGGCTTCAGTCGGGGCGGTGCCGCGGCACGCAACGCTGTCGCGCAGATTCTCAGTGGCTGGTCGGTGGGCGAAGGAATTTATTGGCCAAGTGTTCGCTCCGAGCTGGTCCGCGACGGTGAAACGATAGACGAATTCAAGTTCCGGTTCGCCGGGCTTTACGATACCGTGGCATCATTCGGTCTTGCGCATTGGAACGACAAGATCGAGCTGAACCTAGGTGCGGTCAGCGCCGCCGACAGGATCGTGCAGCTCGCCGCGGCCGAAGAGCATCGCAAGAACTTCCGGCTTACCCGGGTGGGCAACGACACCAAGAGCTTCGAACTCTTTCTGCCTGGAGTGCACTCCGATATCGGTGGCGGTTACAAGAGCGGGGTGTCAGAGACACGCGTTCTCTGGCGCGACAAGGCCATGCGGATCGGGTCTCAATCCTCGACGGTCGACAGGTTCCAGAGAGAATGGAACTGGCTTTCCGAACAGGGCTGGTTCGGCGACAAGGCGAACCCGATCTGGGTGCACAAGGAAGACGGCACCATACACACGCATTTTGAAATTCGCGGTACGAAATCTACGGTTGGCAATCAGTATTGCTTCATCCCCCTCAACATGATGGTTGGCTACGCAAAGGAGGAGGGGTTGCTGTTTGGCAATGTATCTCCTGTGCCGCCCGCGCTATCTCCAGTCGATGCCTATCTGCGGGGTTATGCCGGCAAATGCGCCAGTGGGACCAGCGGCGCATCAAGTGCCGATGATTTCTTTCACAAGCTTGATCCTCTCTTAGTTTGGTTGAGGCGGAATTATCTTCACTTTTCTGCTTACTACAGCGATCTTGAGGCCGAGAGGGATGTCGCGAACAACGCTCTCGACTTTGTCGGCGCGATGGCACCGGACTTTTCCGGCGAGCGGCGAACGCGCAGCTATCTTTGA
- a CDS encoding DUF2931 family protein, whose protein sequence is MASRSDWSAAESAPRDYPVYIVTAFFTMPSGAIEGIPDDRIAYGGWGKPGSTQLMGEAGEKPAPRKLTAEWFDLVAGMGYKGTIELPSNRIDAALSRGLPALDKPKNVPVDFIVVGFAPGGYLAVWLQARGVSHLAGTFSVPQSEISVDRMANDPSLNLDQFADSMLSLSLKDRVAEIRARPDPSALYKRYAQRYSYNAVVTGPVPFDYLWLSFLDAERDWFDLTGRRPQATSAEGYSFAAPKSAEIGWSDAEGRKFGAEVAFDPDEVMNAFWKLASVAGDSQMTLEFEPAEKGGTVDAYLKAGDTFYRFERTTSQIYRR, encoded by the coding sequence ATGGCAAGCCGTTCCGATTGGTCCGCCGCCGAAAGCGCGCCACGCGACTATCCCGTATACATAGTGACGGCGTTCTTCACTATGCCGAGCGGGGCGATCGAGGGTATCCCCGACGACCGGATCGCATACGGCGGCTGGGGCAAGCCCGGCTCGACACAGCTTATGGGAGAAGCCGGTGAGAAGCCGGCGCCGCGTAAGCTGACCGCAGAGTGGTTCGATCTGGTGGCCGGAATGGGTTACAAGGGTACGATCGAACTTCCCTCGAACAGGATCGACGCGGCTCTTTCACGAGGGCTGCCCGCACTCGACAAGCCGAAAAACGTCCCGGTAGACTTCATTGTGGTCGGTTTTGCGCCGGGGGGGTACCTTGCAGTCTGGCTCCAGGCGAGGGGGGTTTCTCATCTCGCTGGCACGTTTTCCGTGCCCCAGAGCGAAATTTCCGTCGATCGCATGGCGAACGACCCATCGCTCAACCTCGATCAATTCGCTGATTCAATGCTGTCGCTTTCGCTGAAGGATCGTGTCGCGGAAATTCGTGCCCGCCCTGATCCGTCGGCTCTCTATAAGAGATATGCGCAGCGCTATTCATATAATGCGGTCGTGACCGGACCGGTCCCTTTCGATTATCTGTGGCTCTCGTTTCTCGACGCAGAGCGCGACTGGTTCGATCTGACCGGTCGACGACCGCAGGCGACATCGGCAGAGGGATACAGTTTTGCTGCGCCGAAGTCCGCCGAGATCGGCTGGAGCGATGCCGAGGGAAGAAAGTTCGGGGCTGAAGTCGCGTTCGATCCCGACGAGGTCATGAACGCGTTTTGGAAACTGGCAAGCGTCGCTGGAGATAGCCAGATGACCCTCGAATTCGAGCCGGCGGAAAAAGGTGGTACGGTCGATGCCTATCTAAAGGCCGGCGATACGTTCTACCGATTCGAGCGGACGACGTCACAGATCTATCGGCGTTGA
- the rpsL gene encoding 30S ribosomal protein S12, translated as MPTINQLVRKGRVPQKAKSKVPAMEQNPQKRGVCTRVYTTTPKKPNSALRKVAKVRLTNQREVISYIPGEGHNLQEHSVVLIRGGRVRDLPGVRYHVLRGVLDTQGVKDRKQSRSKYGAKRPK; from the coding sequence ATGCCGACGATCAACCAGCTGGTCCGCAAGGGCCGCGTTCCGCAGAAGGCCAAGTCCAAGGTCCCTGCAATGGAGCAGAACCCGCAGAAGCGCGGCGTATGCACCCGCGTTTACACGACGACCCCGAAGAAGCCGAACTCGGCGCTGCGCAAGGTGGCCAAGGTTCGCCTGACCAACCAGCGCGAGGTCATCAGCTACATCCCGGGCGAAGGGCACAACCTGCAGGAGCACTCGGTGGTCCTCATCCGCGGCGGCCGCGTGCGCGACCTTCCGGGCGTGCGCTACCACGTGCTGCGCGGCGTGCTCGACACCCAGGGCGTCAAGGACCGCAAGCAGAGCCGCTCGAAGTACGGCGCCAAGCGTCCGAAGTAA
- the rpsG gene encoding 30S ribosomal protein S7 — MSRRRRPEKREILPDPKFGDQVLSKFMNNLMLDGKKSVAESIVYGALDTVESRAKANPIEVFHTALENIKPQIEVRSRRVGGATYQVPVEVRPERAQALAIRWLITAARGRAETTMAARLSGELMDAANNRGNAVKKREDTHRMADANRAFSHYRW, encoded by the coding sequence ATGTCTCGTCGTCGTCGTCCCGAGAAGCGGGAAATCCTGCCTGATCCGAAGTTCGGAGATCAGGTGCTGTCGAAGTTCATGAACAACCTGATGCTCGACGGCAAGAAGTCCGTCGCCGAAAGCATCGTCTACGGCGCGCTCGACACGGTCGAGAGCCGTGCGAAGGCCAACCCGATCGAGGTGTTCCACACCGCGCTCGAGAACATCAAGCCGCAGATCGAGGTGCGTTCGCGCCGCGTCGGCGGTGCGACGTACCAGGTGCCGGTCGAGGTTCGCCCCGAGCGTGCCCAGGCGCTCGCCATCCGCTGGCTCATCACCGCCGCCCGCGGCCGTGCGGAGACCACGATGGCCGCCCGTCTCTCGGGCGAGCTGATGGACGCCGCCAACAACCGCGGCAACGCGGTCAAGAAGCGCGAGGACACGCACCGCATGGCGGACGCGAACCGCGCCTTCTCGCACTATCGCTGGTAA